One window from the genome of Synechococcus sp. PROS-7-1 encodes:
- a CDS encoding branched-chain amino acid transaminase, translating into MHQFLPYAWFQGRCVPFEEAKVSVATHALHYGTGAFGGMRAIPDPSKPGGMLLFRAERHARRLSQSARLLLSELSESTVMDALVTMLRANRPATPIYLRPFVYTSDLGIAPRLHNIETDFLIYGLELGDYLSPEGVSCRISSWTRQEDRSLPLRGKISGAYITSSLAKTEAVSSGFDEALLMNTRGKVSEASGMNLFIVRDGDLITPGVDQDILEGITRASVIELAKSMGLNVIERPVDKTELFIADEVFLTGTAAKITPIRQLESTVLSHQRPVMDALRQRLIAITEGRDEEFRHWVTRIELDH; encoded by the coding sequence ATGCATCAGTTCCTTCCCTACGCCTGGTTCCAGGGACGCTGCGTCCCGTTTGAGGAAGCCAAGGTTTCGGTCGCGACCCATGCTCTGCATTACGGGACTGGTGCCTTCGGCGGGATGCGTGCGATCCCAGATCCTTCAAAGCCCGGAGGAATGCTGCTGTTTCGAGCAGAACGGCATGCACGACGTCTTTCTCAAAGCGCCCGTCTCCTGCTTTCGGAACTCAGTGAGTCCACGGTGATGGATGCACTGGTGACAATGCTGAGAGCCAATCGCCCAGCAACACCGATTTATCTCCGACCATTCGTATACACCAGTGATCTCGGGATTGCTCCCAGGCTTCACAACATCGAGACCGATTTCCTGATCTATGGGCTGGAACTCGGCGACTATCTGTCACCCGAGGGTGTGAGCTGCAGGATCAGCAGCTGGACACGGCAGGAAGACCGGTCCCTGCCGCTGCGAGGGAAGATCAGTGGTGCTTACATCACTAGCTCACTCGCCAAGACGGAGGCCGTGAGCAGCGGTTTCGACGAGGCACTGCTGATGAACACCCGTGGCAAGGTGAGTGAGGCCAGTGGAATGAATCTGTTCATCGTCAGAGACGGCGACCTGATCACGCCTGGAGTGGATCAGGACATCCTTGAGGGAATCACCCGCGCCAGCGTGATCGAATTAGCGAAGTCGATGGGACTGAACGTGATCGAGCGACCGGTCGACAAGACAGAACTGTTCATTGCTGATGAAGTGTTCCTGACCGGAACGGCTGCCAAAATCACGCCGATCCGGCAGTTGGAATCGACGGTTCTCTCCCATCAACGTCCTGTGATGGATGCCTTGCGTCAGCGCCTGATCGCCATCACCGAGGGGCGGGACGAGGAGTTCCGTCACTGGGTGACACGCATCGAGCTCGATCACTGA
- the metH gene encoding methionine synthase produces the protein MQAVQSKPGTATSRFLERLHDPSKPVLVFDGATGTSLQQMDLTADDFGGEALEGCNENLVVTRPDAVQAVHRLFLDAGCDVIETDTFGAASVVLAEYGLENQAFELNRRAAELAREMADQYSSESKPRFVAGSMGPTTKLPTLGHIDFDTLRDSFKEQAAGLLAGDVDLFIIETCQDVLQIKAALQGVEAAFQASGQRRPLMVSVTMETTGTMLVGSDIAAVVSILEPFPIDVLGLNCATGPEQMKEHIKYLSEFSPFVVSCIPNAGLPENVGGVAHYRLTPLELKMQLMHFVEDLGVQVIGGCCGTTPAHIKALSEISEELKPAVRDVRTRHLERQQLSYEPAASSIYGATPYFQDNSFLIIGERLNASGSKKVRELLNEEDWDGLVAVARGQVKENAHVLDVNVDYVGRDGEKDMHELVTRVVTNVNLPLMLDSTEWQKMEAGLKVAGGKCILNSTNYEDGDERFFKVLELARRYGAGVVIGTIDEEGMARTADKKVAIAKRAYRDAVEFGIPAREIFYDPLALPISTGIEEDRRNGAETITAIRRIRSELPGVHVVLGVSNVSFGLSPAARITLNSVFLHDCCEAGMDAAIVSPAKILPLVKIDADHQQVCRDLINDARRFEGDACIYDPLTKLTTLFEGVSAKDARASGPSLADLPVEERLKQHIIDGERIGLEDALNEGLQTYPPLDIVNTFLLDGMKVVGELFGSGQMQLPFVLQSAETMKAAVAFLEPHMEKSEGKRSAKAKFLIATVKGDVHDIGKNLVDIILTNNGYEVINLGIKQDVGAIISAQQKHGADCIAMSGLLVKSTAFMKDNLQAFNDAGIDVPVVLGGAALTPRFVNKDCSDVYNGKVIYGRDAFTDLRFMDAFVDARKQGHWDNIKGFLNGTPEGISLGGDFEQSSEEKSNDAAPASISDEAAALVVTDERSEVVPEEPSLRPDFLGSKVLQGAEQIPLKDVIAYLDRQALFAGQWQMRKGKDQSREDYEADLKAKAEPVLQTWLERSLNEDLLQPAVAYGYFPCGRDGNAVAVFDPDSNCELGRFALPRQRSGNRYCIADFYRDLSSGHPTDVLPMQAVTMGEKASEFAQKLFEADSYSDYLFFHGLAVQMAEALAEWTHARIRRECGFADPEDMPLKDVLAQRYRGSRYSFGYPACPNVADSRQQLLWLGADRIGLSMDESDQLHPEQSTTALVALHSAARYFSA, from the coding sequence ATGCAGGCAGTTCAGAGCAAACCCGGCACTGCAACCTCCCGATTTCTTGAGCGTCTTCACGATCCTTCCAAGCCTGTTCTGGTGTTTGACGGAGCGACCGGGACATCGCTCCAGCAGATGGACCTCACAGCCGATGACTTCGGCGGAGAAGCCCTCGAAGGCTGCAATGAGAATCTCGTTGTGACCCGTCCGGATGCGGTGCAGGCCGTGCACCGTCTGTTCCTCGACGCAGGATGCGACGTGATCGAGACGGACACGTTCGGAGCCGCCTCGGTTGTTCTCGCGGAATACGGACTGGAGAATCAAGCCTTTGAGCTGAATCGACGTGCCGCGGAGCTGGCGCGTGAGATGGCCGATCAATACAGCAGCGAGAGCAAGCCGAGGTTCGTGGCCGGTTCGATGGGACCGACAACAAAACTGCCGACCCTGGGGCATATCGACTTCGACACGCTGCGTGACTCGTTCAAGGAACAAGCCGCAGGATTGCTCGCCGGCGATGTGGATCTGTTCATCATTGAGACCTGTCAGGACGTTCTGCAGATCAAAGCGGCCCTGCAGGGGGTCGAAGCGGCTTTCCAGGCCAGCGGCCAACGCCGCCCCCTGATGGTGTCGGTGACCATGGAGACCACCGGCACCATGTTGGTTGGTTCCGACATTGCGGCTGTGGTGTCGATTCTTGAGCCCTTCCCCATTGATGTTCTGGGTTTGAACTGCGCCACGGGCCCGGAGCAGATGAAAGAACACATCAAATACCTCTCCGAATTCTCACCCTTCGTGGTCAGTTGCATCCCCAATGCAGGACTGCCTGAAAACGTCGGTGGTGTTGCCCATTACCGGCTCACACCCCTGGAGCTGAAGATGCAGTTGATGCATTTCGTGGAAGACCTAGGGGTGCAAGTGATCGGTGGTTGCTGCGGCACAACGCCGGCTCATATCAAGGCACTGTCAGAAATCTCTGAAGAGCTCAAACCCGCTGTGCGGGATGTGCGTACCCGTCATCTTGAACGTCAGCAACTGAGTTATGAACCTGCGGCGTCATCGATCTACGGCGCAACTCCCTATTTCCAGGACAACTCCTTTCTGATCATCGGTGAACGCCTGAATGCAAGTGGCTCCAAGAAGGTCCGCGAACTCCTCAACGAGGAGGACTGGGATGGTCTTGTAGCAGTGGCGCGTGGTCAGGTGAAAGAGAACGCCCACGTTCTGGATGTGAATGTGGACTACGTGGGACGGGACGGAGAGAAAGACATGCATGAGTTGGTGACGCGAGTCGTCACTAATGTGAATCTGCCGCTCATGCTCGATTCAACCGAGTGGCAGAAGATGGAAGCTGGCTTGAAGGTGGCCGGTGGAAAATGCATTCTCAACTCAACGAATTACGAAGATGGCGATGAACGCTTCTTTAAGGTTCTCGAGCTGGCTAGGCGGTACGGAGCTGGTGTGGTCATTGGCACGATTGATGAAGAAGGAATGGCCCGAACTGCTGACAAGAAAGTTGCCATTGCCAAGCGTGCTTATCGCGATGCCGTTGAATTCGGAATCCCCGCGAGAGAGATTTTTTACGACCCACTTGCACTTCCTATTTCAACTGGAATCGAGGAGGATCGTCGTAACGGTGCGGAAACAATTACTGCAATCCGCCGTATTCGCAGTGAACTCCCCGGCGTTCATGTCGTTCTCGGTGTCTCCAATGTGAGTTTCGGCCTGTCACCAGCTGCCCGGATCACTCTCAATTCGGTGTTTCTTCATGACTGCTGTGAGGCTGGCATGGACGCTGCCATCGTTTCACCGGCCAAGATTCTTCCTTTGGTCAAAATTGATGCTGATCACCAGCAGGTTTGCCGCGATTTGATCAATGATGCGCGTCGCTTTGAGGGAGACGCCTGCATTTATGACCCGCTGACCAAGCTCACGACGTTGTTCGAAGGCGTGAGTGCAAAGGATGCAAGGGCTTCAGGTCCTTCACTTGCTGATCTGCCTGTCGAAGAAAGGCTCAAGCAGCACATCATCGATGGAGAGCGCATTGGTCTTGAGGATGCACTCAACGAAGGGCTCCAGACCTACCCACCTCTCGACATTGTGAACACATTCTTGCTTGATGGCATGAAGGTGGTTGGAGAGCTTTTTGGTTCAGGCCAGATGCAGCTTCCATTTGTACTGCAGTCTGCTGAAACGATGAAAGCTGCTGTTGCTTTCCTCGAGCCTCACATGGAGAAAAGTGAAGGCAAGCGCAGCGCCAAAGCGAAATTCTTAATTGCGACAGTCAAAGGAGATGTTCACGACATCGGCAAAAATCTTGTTGACATCATTCTCACAAACAATGGCTATGAAGTCATCAACTTAGGGATCAAGCAAGATGTGGGAGCGATTATTTCAGCTCAGCAAAAGCATGGTGCTGACTGCATCGCAATGAGTGGTCTCCTCGTGAAATCAACTGCTTTCATGAAAGACAATCTGCAGGCCTTTAATGATGCTGGAATTGACGTTCCCGTGGTTTTAGGGGGTGCTGCTCTCACGCCGCGGTTTGTGAATAAGGACTGCAGCGATGTTTACAACGGAAAAGTGATTTATGGGCGTGATGCCTTCACCGACCTGCGTTTCATGGATGCCTTTGTTGACGCGCGCAAGCAGGGGCACTGGGACAACATCAAGGGATTCCTCAACGGCACTCCCGAGGGGATCAGCCTCGGCGGCGACTTCGAACAATCCTCCGAGGAGAAATCAAACGATGCGGCCCCTGCCTCAATCAGTGATGAAGCAGCCGCCCTTGTTGTCACCGACGAACGCTCGGAGGTCGTTCCTGAGGAGCCCTCTTTGCGTCCGGATTTTCTTGGCTCAAAGGTGCTGCAGGGAGCTGAACAGATTCCTTTGAAGGACGTCATTGCTTATCTCGATCGGCAAGCGCTGTTTGCCGGCCAATGGCAAATGCGGAAGGGCAAAGATCAGTCGAGGGAAGACTACGAGGCAGATCTGAAAGCAAAAGCGGAGCCAGTCCTTCAGACCTGGCTTGAGCGATCACTGAACGAGGACCTGTTGCAACCAGCTGTGGCTTATGGCTATTTCCCCTGTGGTCGTGACGGCAATGCCGTTGCAGTGTTTGATCCCGATTCAAACTGTGAGCTTGGGCGCTTTGCTCTTCCTCGTCAGCGCAGTGGCAATCGCTATTGCATCGCAGATTTCTATCGCGATCTCTCCAGTGGGCACCCCACTGATGTGTTGCCGATGCAGGCCGTCACCATGGGCGAAAAAGCGTCTGAATTTGCTCAGAAGCTCTTTGAAGCAGATTCCTACAGCGATTATCTGTTCTTCCACGGTCTGGCCGTTCAGATGGCTGAGGCACTGGCTGAGTGGACGCACGCCCGGATCCGTCGGGAATGTGGGTTCGCGGATCCCGAAGACATGCCTCTCAAGGATGTGTTGGCACAGCGCTACCGCGGCAGCCGTTATTCCTTCGGTTATCCCGCCTGCCCCAATGTGGCTGATTCTCGCCAGCAGCTGCTCTGGCTCGGTGCTGACCGAATTGGGCTGAGCATGGACGAAAGCGATCAACTGCATCCCGAGCAGAGCACAACGGCTCTCGTGGCCCTC
- the cobN gene encoding cobaltochelatase subunit CobN: protein MHRLTSLPGGDTDDPVAFVEQPSAEVLFLSSASTDLSALARILEDSPSKEWDDRIRALPLDALNHPAQIDHYLSNCTSLTRLIVVRLLGGRGHWSYGLEQCALWESARPERTLLILAGTADQDRELHSLGSLPEGLSDAMALLLREGGTDNLQTWLSGLHWILESGHERSECHQPPSLAAVPSPDPDPYDWQQESGPRIGVLLYRAHRQSGDLLWCDALLSTLRQRKLSPRALWVSSLRDAAVQEAVQRIFSQQQVALVITTTSFASVQFSEAGLGAPLWDSLDCPVLQLLSSSRPRSSWASSFQGLDPIDLSLQVVLPELDGRITTRIGAFREVLKADDRLCTAVKRLEADSAGIHWIADHALAWVDLQTTSASERRLTLLLANYPVRNGRLANGVGLDTPASCLNILRWLQAEGFDLGPQPLPQDSDALMAMILAGRTNDPESHLRSPLTHLPLETYAGWWATLPQSARDAIECRWGQPHDAEDLDAEGFAIHGIRFGKITVLVQPSRGYDPDQLSDLHSPDLPPPHRYLAQYLWLRREERCQMMIHVGKHGSAEWLPGKSVGLSASCGPSLALGAIPHLYPFIVNDPGEGSQAKRRGHAVILDHLTPPLGRAGLHGSLLSLESLLDEYIEARQLGASRCRALEQQLSSLLVELDWPGRPDTLNAASESSHWSATLEQVETYLCELKEAQIRTGLHRLGELPSSASLLELLIAIARAPVACRPGLTQWVARECNLSVDPWCDEDGMPLVSTDRDLLHALGAPGCRRVSDAVEWLEGQAQRLLQRLLGLDAEDADDAFIALADPLNRSLDEPSLPASLEFIRTDLWPRLQHCGVRERDALLAGISGRRVSSGPSGAPTRGRDDVLPTGRNFYSVDLRGLPTEAAWDLGRRSAEQLVELYELEHGEPLRHLALSVWGTATMRNGGEDIAQMLALLGVRPVWDGPTRRMVDLELIPLTLLGRPRVDVTLRMSGLFRDAFPQLLGWVNRALTLVAGLDEPEAENPLAHLTRLEGQQSRLFGSAPGAYGAGLQALIDSGQWERRTDLGEAYLAWSSWRYDGDAVAHADRQGLEQALRSVQVVLHNQDNREHDLLDSDDYYQFQGGLAAAIQQVSGQTPRLLFADHSRRERLRIHGLEREIDKVVRSRLLNPRWIEGMQRHGYKGAFEMSASLDYLFAYDATTDAVPDWCYARIAERWLLDDKVQTFLQRVNPWALRDMAERLLEASHRKLWSDADASLLKGIRALLLEAERAVECGGGPNS from the coding sequence ATGCATCGTTTAACCAGTCTCCCCGGAGGCGATACCGACGATCCGGTTGCATTTGTGGAGCAACCGAGCGCTGAAGTGCTTTTTCTCAGCAGCGCCAGTACGGATCTGTCGGCTCTGGCAAGAATTTTGGAAGATTCTCCCTCGAAGGAGTGGGATGACCGAATCCGAGCACTTCCCCTCGATGCCCTGAATCATCCGGCACAGATCGATCACTATCTGTCCAATTGCACATCGCTCACACGACTGATCGTTGTGCGTCTCCTCGGGGGACGGGGGCATTGGTCTTACGGCTTGGAACAGTGCGCTCTCTGGGAATCCGCCAGACCTGAGCGGACTCTTCTCATCCTTGCCGGAACAGCCGATCAGGATCGCGAGCTTCACAGCCTCGGATCCCTGCCTGAAGGCCTCAGCGACGCCATGGCGCTGCTGCTGCGTGAAGGTGGAACAGACAATCTTCAAACCTGGTTATCGGGGCTCCATTGGATTCTCGAGAGCGGTCACGAGCGATCGGAATGCCATCAACCGCCCTCGCTTGCGGCAGTTCCTTCTCCAGATCCTGACCCTTACGACTGGCAGCAGGAGTCGGGACCACGGATCGGCGTTCTCCTTTACAGAGCGCATCGCCAGTCCGGTGATCTGCTCTGGTGCGATGCACTGCTGAGCACGCTTCGCCAGCGCAAACTCTCTCCCCGTGCTCTCTGGGTCAGCAGCCTCCGGGACGCGGCTGTGCAAGAGGCCGTTCAACGGATCTTTAGCCAACAGCAGGTTGCGCTGGTCATCACCACCACATCCTTCGCATCGGTTCAGTTCTCGGAAGCTGGTCTGGGAGCTCCGCTTTGGGACAGTCTCGATTGTCCAGTTCTCCAGCTCCTGAGTTCATCGCGTCCACGCAGCTCTTGGGCGTCGTCGTTCCAGGGTCTTGATCCCATCGACCTCTCTCTGCAGGTTGTTCTTCCTGAACTGGATGGGCGCATCACCACAAGAATTGGGGCTTTTCGTGAAGTGCTCAAGGCGGACGATCGGCTGTGCACAGCCGTGAAGCGTCTCGAAGCCGACAGCGCAGGCATCCACTGGATCGCTGATCATGCCCTCGCGTGGGTCGATCTTCAGACGACCTCTGCAAGTGAGCGACGCTTGACGCTCCTTCTGGCCAACTATCCCGTCCGCAATGGACGCCTAGCGAACGGTGTCGGACTCGATACCCCAGCCAGTTGCCTGAACATCCTTCGCTGGCTGCAAGCAGAAGGTTTCGACCTTGGACCTCAGCCCTTACCCCAGGATTCCGATGCCCTGATGGCGATGATTCTTGCCGGGCGCACCAACGATCCGGAGAGTCATCTCAGATCTCCCCTGACCCATCTCCCTCTCGAGACCTACGCGGGCTGGTGGGCAACGCTTCCGCAATCGGCCCGTGACGCTATTGAATGCCGCTGGGGTCAGCCCCACGATGCCGAAGACCTCGATGCCGAAGGATTCGCCATCCACGGAATTCGATTCGGAAAGATCACCGTGCTGGTGCAGCCGAGTCGTGGATACGACCCCGACCAGCTCAGCGATCTCCATTCACCGGATCTTCCCCCGCCCCATCGCTATCTGGCCCAGTACCTCTGGTTGCGCCGAGAAGAGCGCTGCCAAATGATGATCCATGTGGGCAAGCATGGAAGTGCCGAATGGTTGCCTGGCAAGTCAGTCGGCCTCAGCGCGTCCTGTGGCCCTTCCCTGGCTCTCGGTGCCATCCCCCATCTTTATCCCTTCATCGTCAATGACCCGGGGGAAGGATCCCAGGCCAAACGTCGAGGGCATGCCGTCATCCTCGATCATCTGACCCCGCCGCTTGGCAGGGCTGGCTTGCACGGCTCCCTGCTATCCCTTGAATCGCTGCTGGATGAGTACATCGAAGCGCGTCAGCTCGGCGCATCCCGCTGCCGTGCTCTGGAACAACAACTCAGTTCACTGCTTGTTGAATTGGACTGGCCAGGTCGACCTGACACCCTCAATGCAGCCTCCGAGTCCTCGCACTGGAGCGCCACACTGGAACAGGTCGAAACGTATCTCTGCGAACTGAAGGAAGCCCAGATCCGCACCGGATTGCATCGACTGGGTGAATTGCCGTCATCAGCATCGCTTCTCGAACTGTTGATCGCTATTGCCAGAGCTCCTGTGGCGTGCCGCCCGGGTCTCACCCAATGGGTTGCTCGCGAGTGCAATCTCAGCGTTGACCCATGGTGTGATGAAGACGGAATGCCTCTGGTCTCCACCGATCGAGACCTCCTGCATGCCTTGGGTGCACCGGGCTGCCGTCGGGTCAGTGATGCAGTGGAGTGGCTTGAGGGGCAGGCGCAACGGCTATTGCAACGGCTGCTCGGCCTCGACGCAGAGGATGCAGACGACGCTTTCATCGCGCTGGCTGATCCACTGAATCGCAGTCTTGATGAGCCGTCGCTTCCTGCATCGCTTGAGTTCATCAGGACGGATCTCTGGCCTCGACTGCAGCACTGCGGGGTGCGGGAACGCGATGCCTTGCTGGCGGGGATCTCCGGGCGACGCGTGTCAAGCGGTCCCTCGGGTGCACCCACGCGGGGACGGGATGACGTGCTGCCTACAGGACGCAATTTCTACTCCGTGGATTTGCGCGGACTTCCCACGGAGGCAGCCTGGGATCTTGGGCGGCGAAGTGCTGAACAGCTCGTTGAGCTCTATGAACTTGAGCACGGTGAACCCTTACGCCATCTGGCGTTATCGGTGTGGGGAACAGCGACCATGCGCAATGGTGGGGAAGACATCGCCCAGATGTTGGCCTTGCTCGGCGTCCGCCCTGTCTGGGATGGGCCGACCCGGCGCATGGTGGATCTCGAGCTCATACCCCTCACATTGCTGGGACGGCCGCGCGTGGATGTGACCCTGCGCATGTCCGGTTTGTTTCGGGATGCCTTTCCCCAGCTGCTGGGCTGGGTGAATCGTGCCCTCACCTTGGTGGCTGGCCTCGACGAGCCGGAAGCAGAGAACCCGCTGGCCCATCTCACCCGGTTGGAGGGACAACAGTCCAGGCTGTTTGGTTCAGCACCAGGAGCCTATGGAGCTGGTCTACAGGCCTTGATCGATTCAGGTCAATGGGAGCGACGTACAGACCTTGGCGAGGCTTATCTCGCCTGGAGCTCCTGGCGTTACGACGGCGATGCCGTGGCCCATGCAGACCGACAGGGTCTGGAACAGGCGCTTCGCTCGGTTCAAGTGGTGCTTCACAACCAGGACAACCGTGAACACGACCTGCTCGATTCTGATGATTACTACCAATTTCAGGGTGGCTTAGCCGCCGCCATCCAACAGGTCAGCGGTCAGACACCCCGACTTCTGTTTGCAGATCACTCACGCCGCGAACGTCTGCGGATTCATGGACTCGAACGGGAGATCGACAAGGTTGTCCGCAGTCGTCTGCTGAACCCACGCTGGATTGAAGGGATGCAACGGCATGGGTACAAGGGGGCCTTCGAAATGAGTGCCAGCCTCGACTATCTCTTTGCCTACGACGCCACCACGGATGCCGTCCCCGACTGGTGCTATGCCCGAATCGCGGAACGCTGGCTGCTTGATGACAAGGTTCAGACCTTTTTGCAAAGAGTGAATCCCTGGGCTCTGCGGGACATGGCTGAACGGTTGTTAGAGGCATCCCACCGCAAGCTATGGAGCGATGCAGATGCCTCCCTTCTCAAGGGGATTAGGGCGTTACTGCTGGAGGCTGAACGAGCAGTCGAATGCGGTGGTGGCCCTAACAGTTGA